In bacterium, a single window of DNA contains:
- a CDS encoding formylglycine-generating enzyme family protein yields MPTDYSPLLHWLSQNALPLLGIVTAVIAAYYGAKPVWEQHRKQKLLEQKFGSEFYHPDQIRNSTRYYVPPYCSSVDPSQEAELRQVLVPQEKLFDVVDRHLRTSDSNRHLLLLADSGMGKSSFVLNYYAHNQKQPRRKRHRLAVVPLGAPNADAYITKIADQAETIIFLDAYDEDLRATKDHRARLAELMRLCAGFKRILITCRTQFFPRDEEIPKDSGIVRVTPRGLGERATYEFWKLYLTPFSDELVDAYLHKRYGRLRWQKRQQAREIVAKIPLLSVRPMLLAYIPDVLASGKQIKTASELYSLMLEKWYERESGWVNPDHLRTFSEQMAFDLYVNAASRGSERIPGQELQPLAQKWNIALEDWQLRGRSLLNRDAEGNYKFAHRSIMEFLVVKRLLAEEHFSADLKLTDQMEAFLSEMAPDPLAIKPELVFSIRLLFEKTTPVQRAQIGDKLAKRGDPRLEVTTVEHMQFCLVPAGPFWMGSPDFDNEALEREKPLHTNSQLDYEYWVARFPITVAQYQLFVTASGHKPANSECLKDPANRPVRYVTWHEAVKFCKWLTAKWQQEGRLPADWAVQLPTEAEWEKAARGGLELPTEMKIQPIAGIKFEESYSPALQPNPLPQRLYLWGNEAQANLANYDETKIGTTSAVGCFPAGCSPYCCEEMSGNVWEWCRTKWRENYKQPADDSLEGEEVRVLRGGAFHFNQWGVRCACRLRGDPVNWYSNFGFRVVVSPLL; encoded by the coding sequence ATGCCAACTGATTACTCACCGCTGCTGCACTGGCTGAGCCAGAATGCTCTGCCCCTCCTCGGGATCGTCACTGCCGTGATCGCGGCCTACTACGGCGCCAAGCCGGTGTGGGAACAACACCGCAAGCAAAAACTGCTCGAGCAGAAGTTCGGTTCTGAATTCTACCATCCTGATCAGATCAGAAACTCGACCCGCTACTACGTGCCGCCCTATTGTTCGAGTGTTGACCCTTCGCAGGAAGCGGAACTGCGCCAGGTTCTCGTGCCCCAGGAAAAGCTTTTTGACGTCGTTGATCGCCATCTCCGCACCAGCGACAGCAATCGCCATTTGCTGTTGCTGGCCGATTCCGGCATGGGCAAGTCCTCGTTTGTGTTGAACTACTACGCCCACAACCAAAAACAACCGCGGCGCAAACGCCATCGCCTGGCAGTGGTGCCGTTGGGCGCGCCCAATGCCGATGCCTACATCACCAAAATCGCGGACCAGGCCGAGACCATCATTTTTCTCGATGCCTATGATGAAGACCTGCGCGCGACCAAAGATCATCGCGCCCGGCTGGCCGAGCTGATGCGCTTGTGCGCGGGTTTCAAGCGAATTCTGATTACCTGCCGCACGCAATTCTTCCCGCGTGATGAAGAGATTCCCAAAGACAGTGGCATCGTGCGGGTGACCCCGCGGGGACTGGGCGAGCGCGCCACCTATGAGTTTTGGAAGCTCTATTTGACTCCGTTCAGTGACGAGTTGGTCGATGCCTACCTTCACAAGCGCTACGGCCGGCTGCGCTGGCAAAAGCGCCAGCAAGCCCGCGAAATCGTTGCCAAAATTCCGCTGCTGAGCGTGCGGCCCATGCTGCTCGCCTACATTCCGGACGTACTCGCCAGCGGCAAACAGATTAAAACCGCCTCTGAGCTTTACAGCCTCATGTTGGAGAAATGGTATGAGCGCGAAAGCGGCTGGGTCAATCCCGATCATCTGCGCACCTTTTCCGAGCAAATGGCTTTTGATCTTTACGTCAACGCGGCCAGCCGCGGCTCAGAGCGCATCCCCGGCCAGGAGCTGCAACCGTTGGCGCAGAAGTGGAATATCGCGTTGGAGGATTGGCAACTGCGCGGCCGCTCGCTGCTGAATCGTGATGCCGAGGGCAACTACAAGTTCGCGCACCGTTCGATCATGGAATTTCTCGTGGTCAAACGGCTATTGGCCGAGGAACATTTCTCCGCTGATCTCAAGCTCACTGATCAGATGGAGGCCTTTTTGAGTGAGATGGCGCCTGACCCTCTTGCGATAAAGCCCGAGCTTGTCTTTTCAATAAGACTTCTGTTTGAAAAGACCACGCCGGTCCAACGCGCCCAAATTGGTGACAAGTTGGCAAAGCGCGGTGACCCACGGCTGGAGGTGACCACGGTTGAGCACATGCAATTCTGCCTGGTGCCGGCTGGTCCGTTTTGGATGGGAAGTCCTGACTTCGATAATGAAGCCTTGGAGAGAGAAAAACCACTTCACACCAATTCTCAGCTTGACTATGAATATTGGGTGGCACGCTTCCCCATTACCGTGGCGCAATACCAGCTCTTTGTGACTGCCAGTGGGCACAAACCAGCAAATTCTGAATGCCTGAAGGATCCTGCCAACCGGCCGGTGCGTTATGTGACTTGGCACGAAGCAGTGAAATTTTGCAAATGGCTCACCGCCAAATGGCAGCAGGAGGGACGCTTGCCGGCAGATTGGGCAGTGCAACTGCCGACAGAAGCGGAGTGGGAGAAAGCAGCGCGCGGCGGACTCGAGCTTCCAACAGAAATGAAAATTCAGCCGATTGCCGGGATCAAATTCGAAGAATCGTACAGCCCAGCTTTGCAGCCGAATCCTTTGCCGCAACGCCTTTATCTCTGGGGCAATGAAGCACAGGCGAATTTGGCCAACTACGATGAGACGAAGATTGGAACCACGAGCGCAGTGGGTTGTTTTCCCGCTGGGTGTTCGCCTTACTGCTGTGAAGAGATGAGCGGAAATGTGTGGGAATGGTGCCGGACGAAATGGCGGGAAAATTACAAACAGCCGGCAGATGATAGTCTTGAAGGCGAAGAAGTCCGCGTGTTGCGGGGCGGTGCGTTCCACTTCAATCAGTGGGGCGTGCGGTGCGCCTGTCGCCTCAGGGGCGATCCCGTCAACTGGTACTCCAACTTCGGGTTTCGTGTGGTTGTGTCCCCATTACTCTGA
- a CDS encoding transposase, with protein sequence MPYRYAEFHAGEYYHIYHRGQDRKKIFFASENYLHFLRLLKKYRDAFEMNLIAYCLMPNHFHLLVQPKISDNLSRFVGRLEQSYAQAINKRYHRRGSLFHNERFRHAHVYSDRYQLICCRYIHHNPKKDGLVANLRDWPFSNYLEFVGAREGELWMPAFRERFFKTAKEYEDFVAGYGTEEDRDLEKYLFGSK encoded by the coding sequence ATGCCATATCGTTACGCCGAATTTCACGCCGGGGAATATTACCACATCTATCACCGCGGCCAAGATCGCAAAAAGATATTCTTCGCAAGCGAAAACTACCTTCACTTTCTGCGCCTGCTCAAGAAATATCGCGACGCATTTGAGATGAACCTCATCGCCTATTGCCTCATGCCCAACCATTTTCATCTCCTTGTACAGCCGAAAATCTCCGACAATCTTTCGCGCTTCGTGGGACGGCTCGAACAAAGCTATGCCCAAGCCATCAACAAACGGTATCACCGCCGCGGCAGCTTGTTTCATAACGAGAGATTCCGGCACGCGCACGTTTACAGCGACCGCTATCAGCTTATATGTTGCCGTTATATTCACCATAACCCAAAGAAGGACGGCCTGGTAGCCAACTTGCGCGACTGGCCGTTTTCCAACTATCTGGAGTTTGTCGGCGCACGAGAGGGTGAGTTGTGGATGCCTGCTTTTCGCGAGCGATTTTTCAAAACAGCGAAGGAATATGAGGATTTTGTCGCCGGCTATGGTACGGAGGAAGACAGAGATTTGGAAAAGTATCTGTTTGGTTCAAAATGA
- a CDS encoding right-handed parallel beta-helix repeat-containing protein, protein MKTRRMPFALTAVLALALAAGGAETAAAQTTKWVDQINGSDSNNGNTEATAYASLQTALNNSQSGTAATRSHVYVKNGTYAAAGLVNPGGTSTAVLIQNLDYLTIQAAPNHAPLIQPATAGMVSVSAVNCQHLIIDGLASDQTVAQADNWQVFDAHDLTVRNCSFTGGQRGLNFSTTLNNVIVEKSTFQNIALLETSDALEFLRASYSNVTIQDNTFLNNKRHIRLHEQTGNTIGNFTIRRNLMNGTSGEESLRLIGAADVVIENNVVMHSAQQGLYLDAGCSNITVRHNSFYQTGFETIRTKLTSADMVIKNNIFYCNGTHAALAAALAPLPGEDYNLIFNAGTMTETTAQPAVTVWGAHTQSGVNPLFVSTIAGSEDLHLQSGSPALGAGLDLGVASDYGNAGRPQPAASNPDLGAYENSRATPDNGSANGAIKIMPLGDSITQMYTDHDSYRRPLWFLLRDGGFNVDFVGSQNVNKGGPPPHADFDMDHEGHSGWRTDETLASVGGWARTYRPDVVLIHLGSNDVFQYQSNSSTITELGQIIDTLRAVNPTSKVLLAQIIPSIYNATDIVDLNQRMPALAASKNTPISPVLVVDQWTGFSVNQDMYDGVHPNDSGDQKLANKWYATLAGVLSHATTKWVDQLNGSDSNDGNRETTAYASLQFALEQSKSGNASARSLIYVKNGTYGTAGLTNPAGVATAVLVQNLDYLTIQAAPGHSPTIKPAAAGTVSLSVVNCDHLIIDGLASDQSLAQADNWQVFDANDVTVRNCTFAGGQRGIKFSATLTTALVEKCTFKNIALLATSDALEFLQASYHGVTIQDNTFQNNMRHLRLHLQTGNTITDFTIRRNVMNGTSGEESLRLIGATNVVIENNVVMKSAQQGLYVDTGCSNITVRHNSFYQTGFETIRTKLTSVDMIIKNNIFYGDGAHAALAAPLSPLPGEDHNLIFNTGTVTETAAQPAVTAFGMNSKTGSDPLFVSTVAGAEDLHLQSSSPAIAMGVNVGVGDDLDRGARPQPAATNPEVGAYESALPVVSTPDIAVNPAAMNLGEVTIGSNASQTLVVSNAGSAALQVTATSLTGSHAGEFTIASGGAPFTLAPAATHNLVLRFTPASAGAKSANLNLTSNDPDENPLVVAVTGNGRTPPASAYVLLADNKIQVKGQKPSNGNVHSNNELLFDAGNPSTHTGNLTSVGKTTIKRNNTIQGNVRAGGALVTENNVTITGAANGNMAVAWVTLPTLSFSAGTEKIAVAKHQSLSLAPGYYGDTRVDNDATLFLRTGEYFFKNFEVKDRAVLAIDVTNGPVKINVAAALNFRNSAEMTISPDGDDGSSLVTFNSKGAVMLEDNVIILGALVAPVKRVTLGKNVFFKGSITAREIIIGDNATFLYHTAAGAPPKASAAEPQTPQATEQSGVVKGYELAQNYPNPFNPSTTIQFSLPSSEQVTLQIFDMRGALVKTLVAGILTAGSHQVRWNGTNKNGEHVASGMYLYRIHAGDFVRTKQMLLVR, encoded by the coding sequence ATGAAAACACGACGTATGCCTTTCGCGCTGACTGCCGTGTTGGCGCTCGCGTTGGCAGCCGGCGGCGCTGAAACGGCCGCAGCACAAACGACCAAGTGGGTCGATCAAATCAACGGCAGCGACAGCAACAACGGCAACACCGAAGCGACGGCCTATGCCAGCCTGCAGACGGCCCTCAACAATTCTCAAAGCGGGACTGCCGCCACCCGTTCGCACGTCTATGTGAAGAACGGCACCTATGCCGCGGCGGGACTGGTAAATCCCGGCGGCACCAGCACCGCCGTCTTGATTCAGAATCTGGATTATTTGACCATTCAAGCGGCGCCGAATCACGCGCCGCTGATTCAACCGGCGACCGCGGGCATGGTCTCTGTGTCGGCCGTCAATTGCCAGCATCTCATCATTGACGGCCTCGCTTCCGATCAGACCGTGGCGCAAGCCGACAACTGGCAGGTGTTCGACGCCCATGATCTGACCGTGCGCAACTGCAGCTTCACCGGCGGGCAGCGCGGCCTCAACTTCAGCACGACGCTGAACAACGTGATCGTGGAAAAAAGCACCTTCCAGAACATCGCACTGCTCGAAACCAGCGATGCGCTGGAATTTCTACGAGCCTCCTACAGCAACGTCACCATTCAGGACAACACGTTTTTGAACAACAAACGCCATATTCGCCTGCACGAACAAACCGGCAACACCATCGGCAATTTCACCATTCGCCGCAATCTGATGAACGGCACGAGCGGCGAAGAGAGCCTGCGCTTGATCGGCGCCGCGGACGTGGTCATCGAGAACAACGTGGTGATGCACAGCGCCCAGCAGGGCCTTTACCTCGATGCGGGCTGCAGCAACATCACGGTGCGGCACAATTCGTTTTACCAAACCGGCTTTGAAACCATCCGCACCAAACTCACCTCAGCCGACATGGTCATCAAGAACAACATCTTCTACTGCAACGGCACGCATGCGGCGCTGGCCGCGGCGCTCGCGCCCCTGCCCGGCGAAGATTACAATCTCATTTTCAACGCCGGAACCATGACGGAAACGACGGCACAGCCCGCGGTCACGGTTTGGGGCGCACACACCCAAAGCGGCGTCAATCCGCTGTTCGTGAGCACGATTGCAGGCAGCGAAGACCTGCATCTGCAGAGCGGCAGTCCGGCTCTCGGCGCCGGCCTCGATTTGGGCGTCGCCAGCGATTACGGCAATGCCGGCCGGCCCCAGCCGGCCGCCTCCAATCCGGATTTGGGCGCATATGAAAACTCCCGCGCCACGCCGGACAATGGCAGCGCAAACGGGGCCATCAAAATCATGCCGCTGGGCGATTCCATCACACAGATGTATACCGATCACGACAGCTATCGCCGGCCGTTGTGGTTCCTGCTGCGCGACGGCGGGTTCAACGTCGATTTCGTCGGCAGCCAGAATGTCAACAAAGGCGGACCGCCGCCGCATGCGGATTTCGACATGGATCACGAAGGCCATTCCGGCTGGCGCACCGATGAAACTCTGGCCTCCGTTGGCGGCTGGGCCAGAACCTACCGGCCGGACGTCGTGTTGATCCATCTGGGCAGCAACGACGTGTTTCAATACCAGAGCAACAGCAGCACCATCACCGAGCTGGGCCAGATCATCGACACGCTGCGCGCGGTGAATCCCACCAGCAAAGTCCTGCTCGCGCAGATCATTCCTTCCATCTACAATGCCACGGACATCGTTGACCTCAACCAGCGCATGCCGGCGCTGGCGGCCTCGAAAAACACGCCGATCTCACCGGTCCTCGTCGTCGATCAGTGGACGGGATTCAGCGTGAATCAGGATATGTATGACGGCGTGCATCCCAACGATAGCGGCGATCAAAAACTGGCGAACAAGTGGTATGCGACGCTGGCGGGGGTGTTGAGCCATGCCACCACGAAGTGGGTCGATCAACTCAACGGCAGCGACAGCAATGACGGCAACCGCGAAACCACGGCTTATGCCTCGCTGCAGTTTGCTCTCGAACAGTCGAAAAGCGGCAATGCCTCCGCCCGTTCGCTGATTTATGTGAAGAACGGCACGTATGGCACGGCCGGCTTGACCAACCCGGCCGGCGTCGCGACGGCGGTCCTGGTGCAGAATCTGGACTATCTGACGATTCAGGCTGCGCCCGGCCATTCCCCCACGATCAAACCGGCGGCCGCCGGCACGGTATCCTTGTCCGTGGTGAACTGCGACCATTTGATCATCGACGGCCTGGCCTCCGATCAATCCCTGGCGCAGGCCGACAACTGGCAGGTGTTCGATGCCAACGATGTGACGGTGCGCAACTGCACCTTCGCCGGCGGCCAGCGCGGCATCAAGTTCAGCGCGACGCTGACCACGGCGCTGGTGGAAAAGTGCACGTTCAAGAACATCGCGCTGCTCGCCACCAGTGACGCGCTGGAATTTCTGCAGGCTTCCTACCACGGGGTGACCATTCAGGACAACACGTTTCAAAACAACATGCGCCATCTCCGCCTGCATCTGCAAACGGGCAACACCATCACCGATTTCACCATTCGCCGCAATGTCATGAACGGCACGAGCGGCGAAGAGAGCCTGCGGCTGATCGGCGCCACCAATGTCGTGATCGAGAACAACGTGGTGATGAAGAGCGCGCAGCAGGGGCTTTACGTCGATACCGGCTGCAGCAACATTACCGTGCGCCACAATTCGTTCTACCAAACCGGCTTTGAAACCATCCGCACCAAACTCACCTCCGTCGACATGATCATCAAGAACAACATCTTCTACGGCGACGGCGCCCACGCCGCGCTGGCCGCGCCCCTTTCGCCTCTGCCGGGTGAAGATCACAACCTCATTTTCAACACCGGCACCGTGACGGAAACGGCCGCGCAACCGGCGGTCACGGCCTTCGGCATGAACAGCAAAACCGGCAGCGATCCGTTGTTTGTGAGCACCGTCGCCGGCGCGGAAGATTTGCATCTGCAAAGCAGCAGTCCGGCGATTGCGATGGGTGTGAATGTGGGCGTGGGAGACGATCTTGACCGCGGCGCGCGGCCGCAACCGGCGGCGACCAATCCCGAGGTGGGCGCTTATGAAAGCGCACTGCCGGTGGTGTCAACGCCGGATATCGCCGTGAACCCGGCGGCCATGAACCTGGGCGAAGTGACGATCGGCTCCAATGCCTCGCAGACGCTGGTGGTGAGCAATGCCGGTAGTGCTGCGTTGCAGGTCACGGCCACCAGCCTGACCGGCAGCCATGCCGGCGAATTCACGATCGCGAGCGGCGGCGCACCGTTCACGCTGGCACCGGCGGCGACCCACAACCTCGTGTTGCGCTTCACGCCGGCCTCGGCAGGCGCCAAGAGCGCGAATTTGAATTTGACCAGCAACGATCCGGATGAAAATCCCCTGGTGGTGGCGGTGACCGGCAACGGGCGTACGCCGCCCGCCAGCGCCTATGTTCTGCTCGCCGACAACAAAATTCAGGTCAAGGGGCAGAAGCCGTCGAATGGCAACGTTCACTCCAACAATGAACTGCTCTTCGACGCCGGCAATCCCAGCACGCACACCGGCAATCTGACATCGGTGGGAAAGACGACGATCAAGAGGAACAACACGATTCAAGGCAATGTCAGGGCGGGCGGCGCGCTGGTGACCGAAAACAACGTCACCATCACCGGTGCGGCGAACGGCAACATGGCGGTGGCATGGGTGACGCTGCCCACACTTTCCTTCTCCGCGGGTACCGAGAAGATAGCGGTCGCCAAACACCAGAGCCTGAGCCTGGCGCCGGGTTACTATGGCGATACGCGGGTGGACAACGACGCCACCTTGTTCTTGCGAACTGGCGAGTATTTCTTCAAGAATTTCGAAGTGAAGGATCGCGCCGTGCTGGCGATTGATGTGACGAACGGGCCGGTGAAGATCAATGTCGCGGCGGCCCTGAATTTCAGAAATTCCGCGGAAATGACCATTTCGCCGGACGGCGACGATGGCAGCAGCCTGGTCACGTTCAACAGCAAGGGCGCCGTCATGCTGGAGGACAACGTGATCATCCTGGGCGCGCTGGTTGCTCCCGTCAAGCGCGTCACCCTCGGCAAGAATGTCTTCTTCAAAGGCTCGATCACAGCCCGGGAAATCATCATCGGAGACAACGCCACGTTCTTGTATCACACTGCCGCAGGCGCGCCGCCCAAGGCCAGTGCCGCCGAGCCCCAAACGCCGCAAGCAACGGAACAATCCGGCGTGGTGAAAGGCTATGAGCTGGCGCAGAACTATCCCAATCCCTTCAACCCGAGCACGACCATTCAATTCAGCCTTCCGAGTTCTGAACAGGTGACGTTGCAGATTTTCGACATGCGCGGCGCATTGGTGAAGACGCTGGTCGCGGGAATCCTCACTGCCGGCAGCCACCAAGTGCGGTGGAACGGCACCAACAAAAATGGCGAACACGTCGCCAGCGGCATGTATCTGTATCGCATTCACGCCGGCGATTTCGTACGGACCAAGCAGATGTTGCTGGTGCGCTGA
- a CDS encoding ChbG/HpnK family deacetylase, with amino-acid sequence MKNLWPVQMLSVLTLSAWSPAPVPAQTAPQAEAPRLLIRCDDFGMCHAVNMAIQQVIAAGIPVSVSVMFACPWYQEAVEILRAHPEVSVGVHLTLNAEWKNYRWGPVAGRSQVPSLVDREGFFFPSRALLMANRPKDSEVEKELRAQVERALRTGLRIDYLDHHMGTAMQTEKWRRMVEKLAQKHQLGIPQYFDEAYSSATYAAPQAGKVDSLVAHLQKLDRQRVNLQVMHVGLDTPEMAALIDLNAFGLANMSQHRQAELAALLSPQFRAAVEQHGVRLITYRDLIAAEGLAKMRRPGLTQ; translated from the coding sequence ATGAAGAACTTGTGGCCTGTCCAAATGTTGTCGGTGCTGACGTTGAGCGCCTGGTCTCCGGCACCGGTCCCGGCGCAAACCGCGCCGCAAGCCGAGGCGCCGCGCCTGCTCATTCGCTGTGATGATTTCGGCATGTGCCATGCGGTGAACATGGCGATTCAGCAAGTCATCGCGGCCGGCATTCCGGTTTCGGTTTCGGTGATGTTCGCCTGCCCGTGGTATCAGGAGGCGGTGGAAATCCTCCGGGCGCATCCGGAAGTCTCCGTGGGCGTGCATTTGACTTTGAATGCCGAGTGGAAAAACTATCGCTGGGGACCGGTGGCCGGCCGGTCGCAAGTGCCCTCGCTGGTCGACCGCGAAGGCTTTTTCTTCCCCTCGCGCGCGCTGTTGATGGCCAACCGCCCGAAGGATTCGGAAGTGGAGAAGGAACTGCGCGCGCAAGTCGAGCGCGCGTTGCGCACCGGCCTGCGCATCGACTATCTCGATCATCACATGGGCACGGCAATGCAAACCGAGAAGTGGCGGCGGATGGTCGAGAAGCTGGCGCAGAAGCACCAGCTCGGCATTCCGCAATATTTCGACGAGGCTTATTCCAGCGCGACCTATGCGGCCCCGCAAGCCGGCAAGGTGGACAGCCTGGTGGCGCACTTGCAGAAGCTCGATCGGCAGCGGGTGAATTTGCAGGTCATGCACGTCGGCCTCGACACGCCGGAGATGGCGGCCTTGATCGATCTCAACGCCTTTGGCTTGGCGAACATGAGCCAGCATCGCCAGGCCGAGCTGGCGGCGCTGCTGTCCCCGCAATTCCGCGCGGCCGTGGAACAGCACGGCGTGCGCTTGATCACGTATCGCGATTTGATTGCGGCAGAGGGGTTGGCGAAGATGCGGCGGCCGGGTTTGACGCAATGA
- a CDS encoding DUF2961 domain-containing protein, whose product MPLQELYKLRPHESLMQNSLWHHDYHPELPDLEPRSTLTIGSFTGPGIIRTIHLTLNITGDDREELLRGVFLAVTYDRNPFPSVYAPVGDFFCDSFAGESLCFASAVMAKRPTNSLFCYLPMPFQQEIIVQLLNRTDKKVTGYGYVTAERLPAWEAANAYLHAQWRAATVRLPQETIPLLHTEGRGHFLGCHLTATSACPYFAENQGICEGNVEFFIDGSAQPVCNYLGTEDFFGFSWNWRKLWYDDRAGTTYLRDEGGVTKLACYRFLLDDPVRFATSLRARINYEYELQNLPLQQAKSAGNGVVQFGMVTYWYQASACDARAGEVVH is encoded by the coding sequence ATGCCTCTTCAAGAATTGTACAAGCTCCGTCCCCATGAATCCCTGATGCAGAACAGCCTCTGGCATCATGACTACCATCCCGAACTGCCGGATTTGGAACCGCGCAGCACGCTCACGATCGGCAGCTTCACCGGGCCGGGCATTATCCGCACGATTCACCTCACCCTCAATATCACCGGCGATGATCGCGAAGAACTGCTGCGCGGTGTTTTCCTCGCGGTCACGTATGATCGCAATCCCTTCCCCTCGGTTTATGCGCCGGTGGGAGATTTTTTCTGCGACTCCTTTGCCGGCGAATCGCTTTGTTTCGCCAGCGCGGTGATGGCGAAAAGACCCACCAACTCACTGTTCTGCTATTTGCCCATGCCGTTCCAGCAGGAGATTATCGTGCAACTCCTCAACCGGACGGACAAAAAAGTGACCGGCTATGGCTACGTGACCGCCGAACGTCTGCCGGCGTGGGAGGCGGCAAACGCCTATTTGCATGCGCAATGGCGCGCGGCCACGGTTCGCCTGCCGCAGGAAACGATTCCTCTGCTGCATACGGAGGGCCGCGGGCACTTCCTGGGCTGTCACCTCACCGCCACCAGCGCGTGTCCCTACTTCGCCGAGAATCAAGGCATCTGCGAAGGCAATGTCGAGTTCTTCATCGACGGCAGCGCGCAGCCGGTGTGCAATTATCTCGGCACGGAGGACTTTTTCGGGTTCAGTTGGAACTGGCGCAAATTGTGGTATGATGACCGCGCCGGCACGACTTACCTGCGCGACGAGGGCGGCGTCACCAAGCTGGCGTGCTATCGCTTTCTGCTCGATGATCCGGTGCGCTTCGCCACGTCGCTGCGGGCGCGCATCAATTATGAATATGAGTTGCAGAATCTGCCGTTGCAGCAGGCCAAAAGCGCGGGCAACGGCGTGGTGCAGTTCGGGATGGTGACCTATTGGTATCAAGCGAGCGCGTGCGATGCCCGCGCCGGCGAGGTGGTTCATTGA
- a CDS encoding SEC-C domain-containing protein: protein MTDKVRRNDPCPCGSGKKYKSCCLRESQPDKGEPKLPSLFRFEPGSYGEAGGFLPSIACLTQTSADQWHHHFVLVKLPEQYEEEDEAAAVAETDLHNAFLRKEQTGSEVAVAAYLRARGYVSVTGFNIAQDGNSTGWRG from the coding sequence ATGACCGACAAAGTTCGCAGGAATGATCCCTGTCCCTGCGGCAGCGGCAAGAAGTACAAGTCCTGTTGCCTGCGAGAGTCGCAGCCGGACAAGGGCGAACCGAAACTGCCTTCACTGTTTCGCTTCGAACCGGGCAGCTATGGTGAGGCCGGCGGCTTCCTGCCGTCCATCGCCTGCCTGACCCAAACAAGTGCAGACCAATGGCATCACCACTTCGTTCTCGTAAAACTGCCGGAGCAATATGAGGAAGAAGATGAAGCCGCCGCGGTGGCGGAAACCGACCTGCACAATGCCTTTCTGCGCAAGGAACAAACCGGATCGGAGGTCGCGGTTGCCGCGTATCTTCGGGCGAGAGGGTATGTCAGTGTAACCGGCTTCAACATCGCACAGGATGGCAACAGTACCGGGTGGAGAGGCTGA